One part of the Arabidopsis thaliana chromosome 1 sequence genome encodes these proteins:
- the EIF2 GAMMA gene encoding eukaryotic translation initiation factor 2 gamma subunit — MSRNKGLAEQDLKKLDVTVLHPLSPEVISRQATINIGTIGHVAHGKSTVVKAISGVQTVRFKNELERNITIKLGYANAKIYKCEDEKCPRPMCYKAYGSGKEDTPNCDVPGFENSKMKLLRHVSFVDCPGHDILMATMLNGAAIMDGALLLIAANETCPQPQTSEHLAAVEIMQLKHIIILQNKIDLIQENVAINQHEAIQKFIMNTVADAAPIVPVSAQLKYNIDVVCEYIVKKIPIPERNFVSPPNMIVIRSFDVNKPGYEVDEIKGGVAGGSILRGVLRVNQLIEIRPGIVTKDERGNSKCTPIYSRIISLYAEQNELQFAVPGGLIGVGTTMDPTLTRADRLVGQVLGEIGSLPDVFVELEVNFFLLRRLLGVRTKGSEKQGKVSKLTKGEILMLNIGSMSTGAKVVGVKVDLAKLQLTAPVCTSKGEKVALSRRVEKHWRLIGWGQIQAGTTIEVPPSPF, encoded by the exons ATGTCGAGGAACAAGGGTTTGGCTGAGCAAGATCTTAAAAAATTGGATGTAACTGTGCTACATCCTCTGTCTCCTGAGGTCATTTCTCGCCAGGCCACTATTAATATAG GAACCATTGGTCATGTCGCTCATGGAAAGTCCACTGTTGTTAAAGCTATTTCTGGTGTCCAg ACTGTCcgttttaaaaatgaattggAGCGTAACATTACCATTAAGCTTGGATATGCAAACGCCAAGATTTACAAATGTGAGGATGAGAAATGCCCTAGACCAATGTGCTACAA GGCCTACGGAAGTGGAAAGGAAGACACTCCCAATTGTGATGTCCCCGGATTTGAAAACTCCAAGATGAAACTATTGAGGCATGTCTCATTCGTTGATTGCCCG GGTCACGATATTCTCATGGCAACAATGCTTAATGGAGCAGCCATCATGGATGGTGCACTACTTTTAATCGCTGCAAATGAAACTTGTCCACAACCACAAACGTCTGAACATCTTGCTGCCGTTGAGATTATGCAACTTAAGCATATCATCATCCTTCAGAACAAGATTGATCTTATTCAAGAGAATGTTGCCATTAATCAGCACGAGGCAATTCAGAAATTTATAATG AACACTGTTGCTGATGCTGCTCCGATCGTCCCTGTCTCAGCACAACTGAAATACAACATTGATGTGGTGTGCGAGTACATTGTCAAGAAGATCCCAATCCCTGAGAGGAATTTTGTGTCACCCCCAAATATGATAGTGATTCGGTCTTTTGATGTCAACAAACCTGGTTATGAGGTTGATGAGATCAAAGGTGGAGTTGCAGGTGGAAGTATCCTACGG GGTGTTTTGAGAGTCAACCAATTAATCGAAATCCGACCTGGTATCGTTACCAAAGACGAGCGTGGCAACTCAAAATGCACTCCAATTTACTCTCGCATCATTTCACTCTACGCGGAACAGAACGAGCTTCAGTTTGCTGTTCCTGGAGGTCTAATAGGAGTTGGAACAACAATGGACCCAACTCTCACTCGTGCAGATCGATTAGTTGGTCAAGTCCTTGGTGAAATCGGTTCACTTCCTGATGTATTTGTTGAACTCGAG GTGAACTTCTTTCTTCTACGACGTTTGTTGGGAGTGAGAACAAAGGGATCAGAGAAACAAGGGAAAGTGTCAAAGCTAACGAAAGGAGAGATTCTGATGCTCAACATTGGTTCGATGTCCACTGGAGCCAAAGTTGTAGGAGTTAAAGTCGATCTGGCTAAACTGCAACTGACTGCGCCTGTTTGTACCAGCAAAGGAGAGAAAGTGGCTCTAAGCAGACGTGTGGAAAAGCATTGGCGTTTGATTGGTTGGGGTCAGATTCAAGCTGGAACCACCATCGAAGTTCCTCCTTCACCTTTCTAA